The Chroicocephalus ridibundus chromosome 2, bChrRid1.1, whole genome shotgun sequence genome includes a region encoding these proteins:
- the LOC134512350 gene encoding DDB1- and CUL4-associated factor 15-like, producing the protein MGARCGWGGLIAEGAGGKWRPARNRKCVVRTGSGAWRAGVRSGRARVVRQLDRVKDEEPYSELYPRVCERLSDSSRVTVFGFKGISSVTAMFPPSAGCLLHTSFSLGACAIAVHITGDTSSCQMLWERWSLTASRQRRDERGSERGPPGCREEDKGAAEQRPMGARMG; encoded by the exons ATGGGCGCGCGTTGTGGGTGGGGCGGTCTGATAGCTGAGGGGGCCGGAGGAAAATGGCGGCCGGCTCGAAATCGGAAGTGCGTGGTCCGGACGGGCAGCGGGGCCTGGCGGGCGGGCGTTCGGTCGGGTCGGGCCCGCGTCGTGAGGCAGCTGGACCGCGTGAAG GACGAGGAGCCCTACAGCGAGCTGTACCCAAGGGTCTGTGAGAGGCTCAGCGACTCCTCCAGGGTCACTGTCTTTGGCTTCAAGGGAATATCCTCTGTCACTGCCATGTTTCCCCCCAGCGCAGGCTGCCTCCTCCACACCAGTTTTTCCTTGGGGGCCTGTGCCATCGCTGTCCACATCACAG gggacaccagctcctgccaaaTGCTCTGGGAGCGCTGGAGCCTGACAGCATCTCGGCAAAGGAGAGATGAGCGAGGAAGCGAGCGGGGACCCCCTGGATGCAGAGAGGAGGATAAAGGAGCTGCGGAGCAGAGACCAATGGGGGCTCGGATGggatga